In the genome of Firmicutes bacterium HGW-Firmicutes-1, one region contains:
- a CDS encoding PTS glucose transporter subunit IIA (phosphoenolpyruvate-dependent sugar phosphotransferase system; catalyzes the phosphorylation of incoming sugar substrates concomitant with their translocation across the cell membrane; IIB is phosphorylated by IIA and then transfers the phosphoryl group to the sugar; IIC forms the translocation channel): MFNFFKKSHNKTCHLIAPMEGEIIPIQDVPDQVFSEKMMGDGFAIKPTNGLVCSPCDGEVLQIFPTNHALVVHSIEGLDIIIHIGLDTVQLKGEGFTRLVEVGKHVKAGDPLLQMDLKVMEKYEKCIISPIVITNIECIESMKINYKNYKIKESIGKVIIKGE; encoded by the coding sequence ATGTTTAACTTTTTTAAAAAAAGCCATAATAAAACATGCCATTTAATCGCACCAATGGAGGGCGAAATCATACCGATTCAAGATGTACCAGATCAAGTATTTTCAGAGAAAATGATGGGAGATGGCTTTGCTATAAAACCTACAAACGGACTTGTTTGTAGTCCATGTGATGGAGAAGTGTTGCAAATATTTCCAACAAACCATGCTCTAGTAGTGCATTCTATTGAAGGATTAGATATTATTATTCATATTGGATTAGATACAGTCCAACTAAAAGGAGAAGGATTTACAAGGCTGGTCGAAGTAGGTAAACATGTGAAAGCAGGAGATCCGCTTCTGCAAATGGACCTAAAAGTAATGGAAAAGTATGAAAAGTGTATTATTTCACCTATCGTTATTACGAATATTGAGTGCATTGAAAGTATGAAGATTAATTATAAGAAC